A single window of Acanthopagrus latus isolate v.2019 chromosome 1, fAcaLat1.1, whole genome shotgun sequence DNA harbors:
- the LOC119022212 gene encoding UTP--glucose-1-phosphate uridylyltransferase-like isoform X1 — protein MSLTVADLTRGAMTEFQEKLRQQHEESMHRELEALLNTANKTEAEISRKDFDGFKKLFHRFLQVKGPSVEWPKINRPPEDSIQPYEKIRAKGLPDNIAASLNKLAVVKLNGGLGTSMGCKGPKSLISVRNENTFLDLTVQQIEHLNKTFNADVPLVLMNSFNTDDDTKKILQKYKHHRVNIHTFNQSRYPRINKESLLPIAKNMGMSGENAEAWYPPGHGDVYASFFNSGLLDKLIAEGKEYIFVSNIDNLGATVDLFILHHLMSQPADRRCEFIMEVTDKTRADVKGGTLIQYEDHLRLLEIAQVPKAHVDEFKSVTKFKIFNTNNLWISLPAIKRLQDKNAMDLEIIVNPKTLDGGLNVIQLETAVGAAIKSFNNAMGVNVPRSRFLPVKTSSDLLLVMSNLYSLDAGSLTMSKKREFPTTPHVKLGSSFTKVQEFLARFESIPDMLELDHLTVSGDVTFGKNVSLKGTVIIIANHGDRIDIPAGAMLENKIVSGNLRILDH, from the exons ATGTCTCTAACTGTAGCTG aTCTGACCAGAGGCGCGATGACAGAGTTCCAGGAGAAACTCCGCCAGCAGCACGAGGAGTCGATGCACCGCGAGCTGGAGGCGCTGCTCAACACGGCCAACAAGACCGAGGCGGAG ATCTCCAGAAAAGACTTCGATGGCTTCAAGAAGCTCTTCCACAGATtcctgcaggtcaaaggtcCGTCGGTCGAGTGGCCGAAGATCAACCGGCCGCCGGAGGACTCG ATTCAGCCCTACGAGAAGATCAGAGCGAAGGGTCTCCCTGACAACATCGCCGCCAGCCTCAACAAGCTCGCCGTGGTCAAACTGAACGGCGGTCTGGGAACCAGCATGGGCTGCAAGGGCCCCAAGAGTCTGATCAGCGTCCGCAACGAGAACACCTTCCTGGACCTGACCGTCCAGCAGATCGAG catCTGAACAAAACGTTCAACGCCGACGTGCCGCTCGTCCTCATGAACTCCTTCAACACCGACGACGACACCAAGAAGATCCTGCAGAAGTACAAACACCACCGCGTCAACATCCACACCTTCAACCAGagcag GTATCCGAGGATCAACAAGGAGTCCCTGCTGCCGATAGCTAAAAACATGGGGATGAGCGGTGAGAACGCGGAGGCCTGGTACCCGCCGGGTCACGGAGACGTCTACGCCAGCTTCTTCAACTCGGGCCTGCTGGATAAACTCATCGCTGAGGGGAAGGAGTACATCTTCGTGTCCAACATCGACAACCTGGGCGCCACCGTCGACCTCTTCATCCTGCACCACCTGATGAGTCAGCCGGCCGACCGGCGCTGCGAGTTCATCATGGAGGTCACCGACAAGACCAGAGCCGACGTCAAG GGTGGCACGCTGATCCAGTACGAGGATCACCTGAGGCTGCTGGAGATCGCCCAGGTCCCGAAGGCTCACGTCGACGAGTTCAAGTCCGTCACCAAGTTCAAGATCTTCAACACCAACAACCTGTGGATCTCTCTGCCCGCCATCAAGAGGCTGCAGGATAAGAACGCCATGGACCTGGAGATCATCGTCAACCCGAAG ACGCTGGACGGCGGTCTGAACGTCATCCAGCTGGAGACGGCCGTGGGCGCCGCCATCAAGAGCTTCAACAACGCCATGGGCGTGAACGTGCCGCGCAGCCGCTTCCTGCCGGTGAAGACGTCGTCCgacctgctgctggtgatgtCCAACCTGTACAGCCTGGACGCCGGCTCGCTCACCATGAGCAAGAAGAGGGAGTTCCCCACCACGCCGCACGTCAAGctgggcagctccttcaccAAG gttcaggagtttctggcgCGGTTCGAGAGCATCCCGGACATGTTGGAGCTCGACCACCTCACGGTGTCGGGAGACGTCACCTTCGGGAAGAACGTCTCTCTGAAG ggaACCGTCATCATCATAGCCAATCACGGCGACCGGATCGATATCCCTGCTGGAGCGATGCTGGAGAACAAGATCGTTTCAGGAAACCTGCGGATCCTCGACCACTGA
- the LOC119022212 gene encoding UTP--glucose-1-phosphate uridylyltransferase-like isoform X2 encodes MTEFQEKLRQQHEESMHRELEALLNTANKTEAEISRKDFDGFKKLFHRFLQVKGPSVEWPKINRPPEDSIQPYEKIRAKGLPDNIAASLNKLAVVKLNGGLGTSMGCKGPKSLISVRNENTFLDLTVQQIEHLNKTFNADVPLVLMNSFNTDDDTKKILQKYKHHRVNIHTFNQSRYPRINKESLLPIAKNMGMSGENAEAWYPPGHGDVYASFFNSGLLDKLIAEGKEYIFVSNIDNLGATVDLFILHHLMSQPADRRCEFIMEVTDKTRADVKGGTLIQYEDHLRLLEIAQVPKAHVDEFKSVTKFKIFNTNNLWISLPAIKRLQDKNAMDLEIIVNPKTLDGGLNVIQLETAVGAAIKSFNNAMGVNVPRSRFLPVKTSSDLLLVMSNLYSLDAGSLTMSKKREFPTTPHVKLGSSFTKVQEFLARFESIPDMLELDHLTVSGDVTFGKNVSLKGTVIIIANHGDRIDIPAGAMLENKIVSGNLRILDH; translated from the exons ATGACAGAGTTCCAGGAGAAACTCCGCCAGCAGCACGAGGAGTCGATGCACCGCGAGCTGGAGGCGCTGCTCAACACGGCCAACAAGACCGAGGCGGAG ATCTCCAGAAAAGACTTCGATGGCTTCAAGAAGCTCTTCCACAGATtcctgcaggtcaaaggtcCGTCGGTCGAGTGGCCGAAGATCAACCGGCCGCCGGAGGACTCG ATTCAGCCCTACGAGAAGATCAGAGCGAAGGGTCTCCCTGACAACATCGCCGCCAGCCTCAACAAGCTCGCCGTGGTCAAACTGAACGGCGGTCTGGGAACCAGCATGGGCTGCAAGGGCCCCAAGAGTCTGATCAGCGTCCGCAACGAGAACACCTTCCTGGACCTGACCGTCCAGCAGATCGAG catCTGAACAAAACGTTCAACGCCGACGTGCCGCTCGTCCTCATGAACTCCTTCAACACCGACGACGACACCAAGAAGATCCTGCAGAAGTACAAACACCACCGCGTCAACATCCACACCTTCAACCAGagcag GTATCCGAGGATCAACAAGGAGTCCCTGCTGCCGATAGCTAAAAACATGGGGATGAGCGGTGAGAACGCGGAGGCCTGGTACCCGCCGGGTCACGGAGACGTCTACGCCAGCTTCTTCAACTCGGGCCTGCTGGATAAACTCATCGCTGAGGGGAAGGAGTACATCTTCGTGTCCAACATCGACAACCTGGGCGCCACCGTCGACCTCTTCATCCTGCACCACCTGATGAGTCAGCCGGCCGACCGGCGCTGCGAGTTCATCATGGAGGTCACCGACAAGACCAGAGCCGACGTCAAG GGTGGCACGCTGATCCAGTACGAGGATCACCTGAGGCTGCTGGAGATCGCCCAGGTCCCGAAGGCTCACGTCGACGAGTTCAAGTCCGTCACCAAGTTCAAGATCTTCAACACCAACAACCTGTGGATCTCTCTGCCCGCCATCAAGAGGCTGCAGGATAAGAACGCCATGGACCTGGAGATCATCGTCAACCCGAAG ACGCTGGACGGCGGTCTGAACGTCATCCAGCTGGAGACGGCCGTGGGCGCCGCCATCAAGAGCTTCAACAACGCCATGGGCGTGAACGTGCCGCGCAGCCGCTTCCTGCCGGTGAAGACGTCGTCCgacctgctgctggtgatgtCCAACCTGTACAGCCTGGACGCCGGCTCGCTCACCATGAGCAAGAAGAGGGAGTTCCCCACCACGCCGCACGTCAAGctgggcagctccttcaccAAG gttcaggagtttctggcgCGGTTCGAGAGCATCCCGGACATGTTGGAGCTCGACCACCTCACGGTGTCGGGAGACGTCACCTTCGGGAAGAACGTCTCTCTGAAG ggaACCGTCATCATCATAGCCAATCACGGCGACCGGATCGATATCCCTGCTGGAGCGATGCTGGAGAACAAGATCGTTTCAGGAAACCTGCGGATCCTCGACCACTGA
- the LOC119022614 gene encoding malate dehydrogenase, cytoplasmic-like isoform X2 — translation MAEPIRVVVTGAAGQIAYSLLYSIAKGDVFGKDQPIILILLDIPPMLPVLEGVVMELQDCALPLLREVIPTDKVEVGFKDIDAAILVGSMPRKEGMERKDLLKANVAIFKTQGSALDKYAKKTVKVLVVGNPANTNCLIASKSAPSIPKENFSCLTRLDHNRACSQVAMRCSVSSDNVKNVIIWGNHSSTQYPDVHHAKVTVQGSEMGAYEVVKDDAWLRGDFISTVQQRGAAVIKARKLSSAMSAAKAICDHMRDIWFGTKEGEFISMGVYAAGNTYGIPEDLIYSFPVQIKNKTWKMIDGLSINDFSRAKMDATAAELVEERDTALDFLGQ, via the exons ATG GCTGAACCAATCCGTGTTGTGGTGACCGGCGCTGCTGGCCAGATTGCCTACTCCCTGCTGTACAGCATCGCCAAGGGAGATGTGTTCGGCAAGGACCAG CCAATCATCTTGATCCTGCTGGACATCCCCCCCATGCTGCCGGTGCTGGAGGGAGTCGTCATGGAGCTGCAGGACTGCGCCCTCCCACTGCTGAGGG agGTCATCCCCACTGACAAGGTGGAGGTGGGCTTCAAGGACATCGACGCCGCCATCTTGGTGGGCTCCATGCCCAGGAAGGAggggatggagaggaaggaCCTGCTGAAGGCCAACGTGGCCATCTTCAAGACTCAGGGGTCCGCCCTGGACAAGTACGCCAAGAAGACCGTCAAG GTCCTGGTGGTTGGAAACCCAGCGAACACCAACTGTCTGATCGCCTCCAAGTCTGCTCCATCCATCCCCAAAGAGAACTTCTCCTGCCTGACCCGACTGGACCACAACAGAGCCTGCTCCCAG GTGGCGATGCGTTGCAGCGTTTCCTCCGACAACGTGAAAAACGTCATCATCTGGGGAAACCACTCCTCCACCCAGTACCCCGACGTCCACCACGCCAAGGTCACCGTCCAGGGCAGCGAGATGGGAGCCTACGAGGTCGTCAAGGACGACGCCTGGCTCAGAGGAGACTTCATCTCT acagTGCAGCAGCGCGGTGCAGCCGTCATCAAGGCCAGGAAGCTGTCCAGCGCCATGTCTGCCGCCAAGGCCATCTGCGACCACATGAGGGACATCTGGTTCGGCACCAAGGAG GGTGAGTTCATCTCTATGGGCGTGTACGCTGCTGGGAACACCTACGGCATCCCAGAGGACCTCATCTACTCCTTCCCCGTCCAGATCAAG AACAAGACCTGGAAGATGATTGACGGACTCTCCATCAACGACTTCTCCCGCGCCAAGATGGACGCCACAGCGGCCGAGCTGGTGGAGGAGCGAGACACCGCCCTGGACTTCCTGGGCCAGTGA
- the LOC119022614 gene encoding malate dehydrogenase, cytoplasmic-like isoform X1 gives MLTLLTSMYLVVRAVSSQAEPIRVVVTGAAGQIAYSLLYSIAKGDVFGKDQPIILILLDIPPMLPVLEGVVMELQDCALPLLREVIPTDKVEVGFKDIDAAILVGSMPRKEGMERKDLLKANVAIFKTQGSALDKYAKKTVKVLVVGNPANTNCLIASKSAPSIPKENFSCLTRLDHNRACSQVAMRCSVSSDNVKNVIIWGNHSSTQYPDVHHAKVTVQGSEMGAYEVVKDDAWLRGDFISTVQQRGAAVIKARKLSSAMSAAKAICDHMRDIWFGTKEGEFISMGVYAAGNTYGIPEDLIYSFPVQIKNKTWKMIDGLSINDFSRAKMDATAAELVEERDTALDFLGQ, from the exons GCTGAACCAATCCGTGTTGTGGTGACCGGCGCTGCTGGCCAGATTGCCTACTCCCTGCTGTACAGCATCGCCAAGGGAGATGTGTTCGGCAAGGACCAG CCAATCATCTTGATCCTGCTGGACATCCCCCCCATGCTGCCGGTGCTGGAGGGAGTCGTCATGGAGCTGCAGGACTGCGCCCTCCCACTGCTGAGGG agGTCATCCCCACTGACAAGGTGGAGGTGGGCTTCAAGGACATCGACGCCGCCATCTTGGTGGGCTCCATGCCCAGGAAGGAggggatggagaggaaggaCCTGCTGAAGGCCAACGTGGCCATCTTCAAGACTCAGGGGTCCGCCCTGGACAAGTACGCCAAGAAGACCGTCAAG GTCCTGGTGGTTGGAAACCCAGCGAACACCAACTGTCTGATCGCCTCCAAGTCTGCTCCATCCATCCCCAAAGAGAACTTCTCCTGCCTGACCCGACTGGACCACAACAGAGCCTGCTCCCAG GTGGCGATGCGTTGCAGCGTTTCCTCCGACAACGTGAAAAACGTCATCATCTGGGGAAACCACTCCTCCACCCAGTACCCCGACGTCCACCACGCCAAGGTCACCGTCCAGGGCAGCGAGATGGGAGCCTACGAGGTCGTCAAGGACGACGCCTGGCTCAGAGGAGACTTCATCTCT acagTGCAGCAGCGCGGTGCAGCCGTCATCAAGGCCAGGAAGCTGTCCAGCGCCATGTCTGCCGCCAAGGCCATCTGCGACCACATGAGGGACATCTGGTTCGGCACCAAGGAG GGTGAGTTCATCTCTATGGGCGTGTACGCTGCTGGGAACACCTACGGCATCCCAGAGGACCTCATCTACTCCTTCCCCGTCCAGATCAAG AACAAGACCTGGAAGATGATTGACGGACTCTCCATCAACGACTTCTCCCGCGCCAAGATGGACGCCACAGCGGCCGAGCTGGTGGAGGAGCGAGACACCGCCCTGGACTTCCTGGGCCAGTGA